From Deltaproteobacteria bacterium:
TTAGTAATAAAAGTTAATGGTATCTGGTACTGGAACGGCAGCACCGGTTTTTTTTAATATTTTCAATTGTTTTTCTAGCATAAATAATAATACTATAAGGTTATGCAGCTTGAGGTAAAAGGAACTTCGCTTTTAGCCACCAGGGATTTTGTAATGAAGAATTTCCAGCGCAGTATAGTGCCAGACGAACTTAACTATATGAAATAAAAGTGTATTTTATTGGCATCGAATTATGAAATAGCGACATAAGATCTTATTTGGGTACAAAGAGTTTAATAGACAGCTGACATTAGCGGTATGTATCGTACAATCAATACGTTCGGCAATAACCGAACGAACGAAACATTGCAAAGAGTTAATTGTGGCAAATATAGCAAAAATGACATTTTCTCAAGCTGCACAGCGTTTTGAAGACAGTGCTGGGCAAATTTGCCGACTCTATGGGGTAAATCCGTTATTAGGTAGGCTTTATGCGGTGTTATTTGTTGCTACAGAACCACTAAGTTTAACGCAGCTTTGTGAAAAGATGGGTACGGCGAAAAGTACTACGAGTGTAGTATTGCGTCGTCTTTTGTCTTTGCGTTTAGTGCGCCGATTACCTCCACGTTCTGATCGTAAAGATTATTATGAAGTCGTTGCCGACTTATGGTCAGTGTGGCGTGAGTGGAATCAACATTGGTTTCAGCCAGAAATCGCCATGTGGAAACGTTGCGCCGCAGAGATAAAAGAGTCTCTACAAGCAGAGGATGCTCCAGCTGCAAAAAGTAAAGAAATTTTAAATGATAGGCTTTCAATGCTTGATGAAATAGCTGTCTTATTTAATCAGTTTCTTGGGGTATTTCCTGAAAATGAACCAGGTGGCAGGCAGCAATCTGCAACTGTAACTATTGCCATCGAGCAGGAGTGATGGTGACACGAGTACTTTTAATTTCAGGTAAAGGTGGGGTCGGCAAAACAACAATTGCTGCGGCCAGTGCAGTTCGTGCAGCAGAATTGGGTCATAAGACGCTTCTACTTAGTGTAGATCGTGCCCACAATGTCGGCGATGTTTTAGGAATGAAGATTAGCAGTGAACCTACTAGCGTCACTAGTATTGCAAATCTTATGGCTCTAGAAGCTGACCCGCAAGTTGAATTACGTCGCCATTGGCATTCATTTACTGGTTACATTTCACGCTTTTTACAGTGGGCAGGCTTAGGTGGTACACAAGCTGATGAGACTTTAATTTTTCCTGGGCTTGAAGAATTATTAACTCTATCTCGTTTAAATGACTTAGTTGAATCGCAAGAGTTTGATTTAATTGTTGTTGATCTAGCGCCAACAGCTTCAAGTTTAAGGTTGCTAAGTTTTCCTGATCTTATGTCTGGGCCGTTTGCTCGTTTTGCTCGCTTTGAAAGAAAATTTCTTAAAGTTACGCGTGGAGCATTTGAACGTTTATCTAGTATGCCCGTTCCTGCAGATAGCATGTATGAAGCGTTTGAAGTTTTGGCTGCAAAACTAGGCCGTTTGCGCGATTTATTGATAAATCCAGAGCAGTGTTCAGTGCGATTAGTTGCCACCGCCGAGCGTATTGTAATCGAAGAAACACGCGCTGCCTTTAGTTTATTGTCTTTATTTGGACTATGTGTTGATTCAATTATACTAAATAGAATATTGCCTGAGCAAATGAACACAGGCTTTCTTGCAAAATGGATACTGGTGCAAAAACGTGAGCGAGAGCGTGCCGCTAGTTTATTTGTCGACTTATCTTTGCTTGAATTAGCTTGGCAAGAAGATGAAGTTATTGGAGCAACTGCATTAGCTCAAGCAGCAATTGAACTTTATGGTGACCGCGATCCGGTATCGGCCTTTATCAACCAACAAATGGTCAGATTTATAGAAAGCGATGAAGGCACCGTACTTGAATTAAGTTTGCATCAAAGAGATGTACGATCTGTTGATCTTAAACAACGTGGTGATGAATTAATTATCACCGCGGTAGGTTGGCGGCGCCAAATAACTTTGCCAAATTCATTAAGTGGACGCACAGTACGGTCAGCGCGTTTAAAAGACGGAATTTTACGAGTTATTTTTGCTTCCACTTAAGCACTAAGGAGTGGCTATGAATTTATTGGTAAAAATGGTTGCAATAGTAGTTGTAGTATTTGCTACGAATACTGCTAATGCTCAACCACCTCTCCCTTCAATAGATAAGGTAATAAATCATTTAAATGAATTATTTCGTTCCAACTCATCACAAGCACAGATAACAATGAAGGTAGTTACAGTTAACTTCAAGCGTGATTTAACCATACAATCTTGGACGCGTGGCAAAGACGATGCGTTGTTTGTTGTGCGTAAACCTGCACGTCAAGCTGGGCAAGCAACGCTGCGTACTAAAGATGGTTTATGGAGTTACGCACCTAGAGCTGATCGCTTAGTACGTATTCCCAATTCTCTTTTATCAGATAATTGGATGGGTAGTCATTTTACTAATGATGATTTAATGCGTGAGACCGATTTTACCGAAGATTACGATACCTCACTTACTTGGGTAAAAGAAAGTGGCAAACAATTTCTGCAAGCGATTCTTACACCAAAACCAAATGCCCCAGTGGTATGGAGTAGTATAAAATATATGCTCGAACCTAAAGATTATTTGCCGCTGCGAGCAGATTATATTGACGGTAATAAAATAATGCGAACTATGACATTTGAAAATCCGCAAGTAATTGATGGCAAGAGAGTACCATTAACAATGTTAATGGTACCTCTTGATAAACCAGGAGAATCTACACGCATCGATTATCAAGAATTAAAATTTAATATACCAGTGACAAGTACACTATTTACGCAACGAGGTTTGCGCCGGGAGGCAAAGCGATGATTCGCCTAGCATTACGTAACATAATTCGCAATCGTTGGCGTAGCGGTTTGACAGTTGCAGGTATCGCCGTGGCAGTAGCAATGTTAATTTGGTCAGAGTCGATGTTTGAAGCATTTATTGATGTAATGGTGGTGTCTACGACTAATCAGCTTGGTGATATAAGATTAGAAACCGAAGACCATGCCAAAGAAAGCACTATTTATGAAGCGTTTTTTGCTAATGATAATCTGCTAGCAGATATTAATGAAGCAAACGGTGTAAGAGCTGCAGCTCCACGTCTTTATAGTTTTGGTCTCTTAGGTAACGAGAAACATTCGCAAGCCGCTTTAATAATTGGCATAGATTCAAAAGCTGAAACTAGAGTTAGCGATTTACATGAAAAAATAATTGCCGGCTCTTTTATGCCAACAGACAAAAAAGACCCTGCAACAATAGGCAAAGATATTATTTTAGGCGATGCGTTAGCAAAACTTCTTTCAGTAAAAGTTGGAGATGAGTTAGTTGGTTTTCTGCAAGCTGCTAATGGTTCAATGAGTGATGATAAAATGCACGTTATTGGTATAGTGCATACAGGTATAAGTCAGCTTGACCGACAAGCTGCTTGGATGCGTATTACTGATGTTGCCTATTTAACGGCGCTTGATGGTCAGGTGCACGAAATAATCGTACGCATAAATAAAGGCGACGACTTAAATAAGACAGCGGCAGCTTTGCGTCAATCAATAGCAAAAGACAATGATGAGAAAATAATTGTACGCACTTGGGAACAACTCGCTCCTGATTTAAGTCAAATGATGGATGTATCACGTCTTTCAATGTGGGTACTTTATGGAATTGTATTTTTCATTGCGGCACTTGGTATTCTTAATACTCAGCGTATGACAGCACTAGAGCGTAAGCGTGAATTAGCAGTGATGATGGCAGTAGGGGCCACTCCTCAATATATGGTTATATTGATTGTATTAGAAACAATAATTCTTACCGGCTTAGGAGCAATAGCCGGATCCTTACTTGGTTGGGGGGCATCCGCATATCATGCCCATTTTGGGCTTAATATGGCAGCGTTTGGCTCAGAGAGTTATACCTACCAGGGGGTTGAATTTACTTCGCATCTTTATTTCGTGTTAAAAATTGAAATGATTTTTAAACCAGCGTTGTCAATTTTATTGGTTGCTTTGCTTTGCGCCTTATGGCCAGCAATAACTAGCGCCAGATTACATTTATCACATACAATTGCGGGGAGGTCATAATGTTTTACGAAATTCGTTTAGCCTGGCGTAACTTATGGCGGCATCGAACACGCACGATTATCTCTGGTATGGCTGTAAGCTTAAGTTTTGCGTCATTGCTTATATCATTTGGAGTTGCTGATGCAAACTATGTGCAATTACTTAGAGTAGCTATAAAAACTGCTGGTGGCAGTGTTTTAATTCATGCTGATGGATGGCAGCAAAGTCATGCTAATGATTTACTTATAACAAGCGCAGATCAAGTAACTGCAGCAGCAGAAACAATTAAAGGTGTAAGTTCTATTATACCACGGATTATCGTACAGGGGCTATTAACTTCATCGCGTGGTGCTGAGCCGGTACAATTATTTGGTATTGACTCGCCAGCACAAGCAAAGCTTTTAGATTTATCCCCATACATTATGAAAGGAAATTTTTTAGAAAAAGAAGATAAAAGAGCTTTAGTAATTGGTGAGAAATTAGCAAAAAAACTTGGAGTTAGTTTAGGCGATCGAATTGTAATGATGGCTAGTGATATTACTGGTGAACCAGCGCGTGCACTTTTTCGCGTCTCAGGTATTTTAGAACCGCGAGCTGGTATTGATACAGGTGTTGCGTTTACCTCTATAAACGCTGCTGCAGCTGCAATAGGCGCTAAAAAAGCTATTACTGAAATAGGTTTGGTGCTTGATGATGATACTCAACGAGCTAAGGTTATTAAGCAACTGCAAGGTCTATTAAATACACAAACACAATCGCTCGAATTTCTGCCATGGGAAAAAGCTTTACCTGATTTACTTGGCGCGATTCAGGCTGATAAGGCATTTGGCTGGTTATATGGCTTGTTGGTTTTTTTAATTATGGGTTTTGGTATTGCTAATACCTTTTTAATGTCAGTGCTCGAAAGGGTTAGAGAGTTAGGGTTGCTATCAGCACTTGGGTTAACTCCAATACGAACCATTCGATTAATTTTATATGAAGCTACAGTATTAACTGCGGTATCAGTTGTAATTGGTTATGCATTAGCTTTAGCAATGCATGGATATTTAAGCTCGATTGGTATTGATGTAGCCGCTATCTCTAACATGCAAATAGAATTAGCTGGGGTTACTATTGAAGATATGCATATTCGTAGTGTTATTGATCCGATGCGTTGGGGTTTAGGAGGAATAGGCGTAGTGCTTATTGTCTTGCTTAGCGCCTGCTATCCGGCAATGCGAGCAGCAAAATTAGATCCGATTATAGCCATGCGAACATATGAGTAAATGGAGAGAAAAAATGACAAATAACATTGTGATTAGAACTGAAAAATTATCTCGAATATATGAGCAAGGAATTATTGCAGTGCATGCATTGCAAGACGTTGATTTTATTTGCAAGCGTGGCGAGCTTATCGCCCTTGCTGGGGCTTCAGGTTCTGGTAAGTCAACGTTACTTAATTTAATCGGAACTCTCGACCATGCAACATCAGGCAAAATAATTATCGACAATAAAGAAGTAACTAGTATGCGTCGCGCTCAAGCTGCACGTTTTCGCCTTGGGCATGTGGGTTTTGTATTTCAAGCATACAATTTGATTCCAGTTTTTTCAGCCTTTGAAAATGCTGAATATACATTATTTTTGCAAGGAGTTCCGGCATCGCAACGTAGAGATATAGTTATGCCTTTGCTTGAACGAGTAGGTTTAAATGGTATGACTGATCGTCGTCCAAGTGAATTATCCGGTGGGCAGCAACAACGTGTCGCAGTTGTACGTGCCATAGCATCTAAACCAGATTTTGTGTTGGCCGATGAACCGACTGCAAATCTTGACAGTGAAAGCTCTAATTCATTGTTAAGATTATTTGAAGAGCTCAATCAACAAGAAGGTATAACCTTTATATTAGCTTCGCATGATACCCAAGTAATTGAGCGCGCGAAACGAATAGTTAGATTACGTGATGGTCGTATAATATCTGATGAATTAAAGGTAGCCGCTTAAATGCGTTGGTTTATTGGGCTTGTAGTATTGAGCGTGTTTGGGTTAGTAAGACCAGCCAGTGCGGCATTTGAAATTACTACTAATGATGATTTATCATTATCGTTAGGAGGATACGCGCGTTCACTAGGTGGTATACAGAAAATAGTATATATAGCACCAACAGGAGCACCTGTTGAGATTTTACCTAAAAACCATTATGGATTATCTGCAAATATTTTTCGCTTAGAATGGAAAGCCGCACTTATAGATAGATTTTCAGCTGAAATTCATCAGCGTTTGTTCTTGCGGGTTGTTAGCGAGTCGTCAGCATTAAACACAGCGCAATTGGGTATGGGTGCAAGTGCTAGACCGCAAAGAAAGTTAAATTTGCGCTCAAATATTTATAATGAAGATAAATTATTATTAGAACATGATATTGATCGTTTGGTAGTACGAGCAAATTGTGGCAACTTTGATATAAATATGGGACGTCAGGCAATTACTTGGGGTGAAGCACAGTTATTTACGACAACTGATATTTGGGCAACTTTTAGTCCATTTGAAATAGATACTACACAAAAAAGAGGAGTTGATGCCCTGCGAATTATCTATTCGCACTCTGATGCCATAGAGTTTGATGCAATTGTCGCTGATCGTGGCAATTTAAGTAATCTTTCAGGAGGAATGCGGTTATTATCTTATAATTCAATTGCTGATTTTTATTTGGCTGCTGCAAAAAATTGGCGTGACTTATTAGGTAGCCTTGGTGTTAGTACAACTATAAAAGATTTTAAATTGCGTGCAGAAATATCACAACCTTATAATATTGATAAAGAAAAATTTATTAGACCTAAAATATCTATGGGTTTTGATTGGCTGCATCCTGATTTTACTTTAACTTTAGAAACACATTATAATGGTAATGGGGTTAAGCGAACTGAAAAATATATTTGGTATCTTATGACTTCATCAACCATAAGCCACCAACAAGATTATTTATTAGGGCGTTGGTATGCTGGTAGTGCAGCTAGTTATAAAATATCTGAATTATTTTCATTAGCTGCAACTATAATGAGTAATTTACAAGATAAAAGTGTTATATTAAATGGTTCATTTACTTATTATATCACTCAAGAAACGGAGATATCAATAGGCGCATATCAAGGGGTGGGTAAGAAGATGCAAATAGCGCCGGTGCCACAATGGCATAGTGAATTTGGTAGTTATGGTAGCCAATATTATGTAGCAATGGCCAGCTTTTTTTAGGTAAAAGTAATCTTATGAACGATCAAGAACGACTACAAAAATTTTTAGGTGCAGAGCCACAAATTGATGCAACTGCATATATCGCCAGTAGTGCCACTATCGTTGGTGATGTACGCATTGGTCCGCATGCTAGCATTTGGTACAATTGTGTATTACGTGGTGACATAAATTCAATTGAGGTTGGTGAAGCTAGTAATATTCAAGATGGCTCAGTTGTACATTTGGCTGACGATTATGGGGTTAAGATTGGAGCCTATGTAACCATTGGTCACATGGCGATGATTCATGCCTGTTCGATAGCTGATGAATGTTTAATTGGTATGCATGCCACAATACTTGATGGGGCAGAAATAGGCGCACAATCAATAATTGGTGCACATGCATTAGTTACTCAGCATACAAAGATCCCACCTGGTTCGTTGGTATTAGGAATGCCAGCAAAGGTCGTACGACAATTAACCAAAGACGAAATTCTACAATTACACGTGATGGCAGAAAAATATATATTCATTGCTGCAGCACATAAGGCAAAATTTATTGCAGGAAAACAGTTTTTTTAACTATGTCGCATGCTTTTTAAAAATATACTAGTTTTTTATAATTTAAGACGCGATTTAAAAAAAAATGCTATTTAAGAGTCGAATGAGAAATAGGCGAATAATAACAGCTAATTACAAGGTTAAACAATACTCGCCGTGTATGTGAATAAATATATTGCTATAATAATAACGTGATTTGGTATTATTGATGGGCGTTTAAAAGGAGATTTTATGAGTGTTAAACCCAACACTCCATTTCAACCATGTGTGCTCGTTGTTGACGATGAGCCAATAATTCGCGAACTCTTTCGCGATATTTTATCTGAGCGAGGTATACAGTGTTTTTTGGTTGAAGATGGCAAGCAGGCCATTATGGCACTCGCAGAGCATTCGTTTGATCTTGTAATTGCCGATAAAAATTTACCGGTTGGGGTAAGTGGGTTAGATTTATTAAAGCAAATAAAAATTAAAAATATTGATTTAGATATCATTCTTGTTACTGCATACGCCGATACAGCAAGTGCAATTGAAGCAATTAGACATGGTGTATATGATTACATTGTAAAACCATTTGAATCAGATGAAGATGTTTGGCAACGTATTAATCGTGCACTTAACAAGCGTCGTTTGCGATTAGAGAATATTGAATTACTTGAGAAATTAAAAGCGACAAATCAAGAATTAGAAAATAAAGTTGCTGAACGCACCCGCCAACTCGAAGAGTTAACTCTTACGGATGATGTAACCGGTTTGCATAATCAAAGATTTCTTTATCAACGTCTTCCTGAAGAATGTATTAGAGCACATCGATATGGGCATTCACTCGCTTTGTTAATGATTGATATAGATAATTTTAAATTAGTTAATGATAGTCATGATCATATTTTTGGCAGCAACGTTTTGCAGAGAATCGGCGAGTTAATGCTAGAAAACGTACGAAGTACAGATATTTGTGTACGATATGGCGGAGATGAATATTGCATTATTTTGCCAGAAACAGATCTTGCTAGCGCAGCATTAGTCGCAGAACGATTACGTAAAAATATTTCGAGTTATAATGTTGGTAATTCTGTTGATACTTACTTCGTTACAATTTCAATAGGAGTTATAGAATTATTAGAAAGTAGTGTTGATGATGCTAAAGCTTTATTACAAATAGCTGATCGTGCACTATATACTGCTAAAAACCATGGGCGTAATTGTGTAATGATATATTGTCAAGAACAAATTGTAGATACAAAAAGCTATTCTAATAAATAAAAGTTATTGGGTAAACCATTTATGTACAAAGGGTTTTTAAATCTGGAATAATTTTGATGATACGGAGCAAGTGAAAGAATGCGTAAAGAGGCATGCGATTTCACGCTCTTTAGCGATATTTTGGTTATAGTAATTTGTATCACTATAATATTAATACTTATGCAGAAAGTATTTGCTCAAGATATTGTCGATTTAACATCAAAGAATTCAAAGCTAATAATAGGTAGTCTAGAATATCGCAATAATGAAGTTCGGCGGCGTTTTAATGGTTCAGTAATTTGGGATAAATTAATAACAGGTAGAAATTTATATTCTAAAGATGCAGTTTATATTGGCCCAAAATCAAGTGCGGTATTAAAGTTTAATGATGGTGCACAAATTACCCTGAACGAGAAGTCTCTCGCTATAATAGATCTGGCAGCAAAAAAAAACCGATCTCCTGAAATTAAATTATACTCCGGGAGTGCGTTGGGAAAGACTACTGCGAAATCAATGGCCATAAAAACTAGTTCTGGTGATTTGGTTATCGATAATAAAAGTAGTGGCAAAGTACGAGTAGATTCTAAAAATGACATTTATTTTAATGTACGTGAAGGCAAAGGTATAATACATAGCAAAGCTGGAGATGAACAAAAGCTAATTGCTGGGCAATATAGTAAAATTGATTCTCATAGTAACCATATAGGTAATATTAGTTACCAAACAATTGAATTAGTAGAACCTGCCGAACAGAAATATTTTTATACAAGTTCTGGCAAAGAAAGTATTACTTTTAAGTGGCAATCCAAAAAAACACCACAGGTTAAAAAATTTATTTTTGAGGTAAGCTCAGACCCGCAATTTGAAAAAATTTCACATCGATATCATGTAAAAGAAAATGAATATAATTTAAATTTAGATGCAGGGATTTATTATTGGCGTATCGTTAATGACTTATCAGATATAGTGGAGCAAAGCGAAGAACGTCAATTTACTATTTTTCATGACGTTGCTCCAATAATATATTATCCGTTAGCAGAAGTGGCTATTGATAAAAATGAGATGATTACGATTGCATGGGCAGGATCAAGACATGCTTCGTCATATATCGTTCAAATTAGTGCAGCAGAAAAATTAGATAAGGTATTAGTTGAGCTAAATTCCGTACATGCAAACATAACTATAGATAATATATTTAAAGTTGGTAGGTATTGTGCGCGGGTACGTAATGATGATGATCATCATTATTCACCATGGTCCAACAATAATTGCTTTCGTATTATTGATAGCCCTCTATTAGAAGCTCCAAAAGTTTTTCAGCCTCGCCGTGAGCTGGTACCACCAAAAAAAGAAATAAAGAAACCAATGGGTTTCATCTTTTGGCAACTTATTGGTTCTATAGCTTATGCACAAGCATCAACACAAAGTGCGATTGTTTTACGTTGGGAGCCTATTGCAAAAGCTCGTGCTTATATAGTGGAAATTGCCGAGGATAGCTTTTTTAAAAAACTTATAATTAAAGAAAAAGTACAAAGCACATTTTATCAATGGCCGGTAATTGCCAGAAAAAACTATTATTGGAGAGTTCGTGGTGTTGATAGTAAGGGCCAAGAAGGCATACCGAGTGCCCCCAATTTAATAAGAACTGATTATATTGCAACACCTGAAATACTTTCTCCTGAAAATAATAAGCAATATTTATCGAGGGGAAAAGCGCCCAAAATAAATCTTCGTTGGAAAGGCTCTGATCTTTTACGTGCATATAAACTACAAATTGCAAGTGATACAGAATTTAAGCATTTAATAATTAATGAAATTCTCGATATAACTGAGTATAATTTCATACCTGCAAAGCTTGGTCTATATTATTGGAAAGTAATCGGGATTGCCTTGGATGGCAAAGATACACAGGCAAGTGAGAGCAGAGAAATATTGGTAATGCCAAAACCACCAGAAATAATAGCGCCTAAAACTAATCAAACAATCATATGTAATGATGAAAACCAAAAAATAAATATAGAGTGGATTGCAAAGAACATAAATGATTATGAAATAGAAATAGCAAATGATGAAATATTTAAAAATATATTGCAGCATTCAATTTCAGCTAACCATATTATTAGTTTTGCGCCAAATGGTTATGGGAAATATTATGCGCGAGTCAAAGGAAAGAAACCAAGATCAGATTGGAGTAAAACGACAGTTGTAGTATTTCAACCAAAACCTCCTGAATTATTAGTCCCATCAATTGAATATAGGTATGAATTAAATAGTGAAAATCAAAGTGTTGAATTTAGCTGGGAATCGGTAGCTAAAGCCACAGGCTATGAAATATCGGTTTTTAAAATCTTACCTAATAAGGCAGCATTAATTTGTAAACAACAAGTACCTACACCTACAGCGCAATGCGAAAAATTTAGCGAAGGTGTCTATGATTGGTCAGTCCGTACTATAGCTAATGATAACATCTCAAATCCATCAGCTACGCGAAGATTTTATTTGCAAACCAGCAAACCTATAACTGAAAAGCAATATACTGCAGAAGATTCTTTAGATATAAGTAATGACAATATTCAACTAAATAGTTTAGCAAATGAAGAAAAGATTAAATTATTTATTTCACTAAAATTTGGAGTTATTACTAATTTTGGTGAAGTATTAACGCCAATTGTCGGGGGAGAAATAAACTATCAATTATCTTATTTGCAAAACCGTTTAAGTGCAGATTTAGGGATTAGTTATCTTAGAGACACAATCAATAAAAAGACGCAAGATAATCAATTAGAAATTAAGGCGCAAATACAAACTATACCTATTGAATTTGCACTCAATTATCTCATTTATAATGTTAAAGAAATCGATATATTAACAGGCATAGGTATTTCTATTTTTACAAATCAAGTTGAATTAAGGGCTTCTAATCAGCCAAAAATATTTAAAACTAGTTTAGCATTTGGTGGATATGGAGTGATTACTGGAGAAACAAAATTTGGTAAAGGAAATATATTTTTAAAAATGTCTTATGTGATGTCTAATCATATAAAAAACGAATTAAATGAAATTAGCTATACTGGATTAATTCTCTGTTTGGGTTATCGAATCGGCGTTTGGTAAACACATGTACAAATTAGTGAGAAAATGTTTTATTTATATTGCCATAAATAGTTTAGCTTGTGTTAATACTAATTCTATCGCTCCGAAAATAGATTCAATTGTACCAAACAATTGCGAAATTGGGCAAGAAGTTGAAATAACAATTAATGGTAAATTTTATTATCAAACATTTGTTAGTTTCGATAATAAGGATAATAGTAAAATTTCAACTAACTTTTCAGTATGGATCGGTGAAATAGAATTAACGCAAGTATATTATAAAAATTATAACACATTAACCGCAATAGTGCCGGCATTCTTAAATGAAGGTACATATGATATCACGGTAATAGACCCTGATGGAAGAATAGCTATTTTAAAGTCATCATTTGATGTTGTGTCTAACATTAGTACGTGTATCGACGATGACGAGGACGGATTTTGTATTTCGCAAGACTGTGATGATAATCCTTCAAAATGTGGAGTAAATTGTAACCCTGAACAACTTGAAATT
This genomic window contains:
- a CDS encoding FecR domain-containing protein — translated: MRKEACDFTLFSDILVIVICITIILILMQKVFAQDIVDLTSKNSKLIIGSLEYRNNEVRRRFNGSVIWDKLITGRNLYSKDAVYIGPKSSAVLKFNDGAQITLNEKSLAIIDLAAKKNRSPEIKLYSGSALGKTTAKSMAIKTSSGDLVIDNKSSGKVRVDSKNDIYFNVREGKGIIHSKAGDEQKLIAGQYSKIDSHSNHIGNISYQTIELVEPAEQKYFYTSSGKESITFKWQSKKTPQVKKFIFEVSSDPQFEKISHRYHVKENEYNLNLDAGIYYWRIVNDLSDIVEQSEERQFTIFHDVAPIIYYPLAEVAIDKNEMITIAWAGSRHASSYIVQISAAEKLDKVLVELNSVHANITIDNIFKVGRYCARVRNDDDHHYSPWSNNNCFRIIDSPLLEAPKVFQPRRELVPPKKEIKKPMGFIFWQLIGSIAYAQASTQSAIVLRWEPIAKARAYIVEIAEDSFFKKLIIKEKVQSTFYQWPVIARKNYYWRVRGVDSKGQEGIPSAPNLIRTDYIATPEILSPENNKQYLSRGKAPKINLRWKGSDLLRAYKLQIASDTEFKHLIINEILDITEYNFIPAKLGLYYWKVIGIALDGKDTQASESREILVMPKPPEIIAPKTNQTIICNDENQKINIEWIAKNINDYEIEIANDEIFKNILQHSISANHIISFAPNGYGKYYARVKGKKPRSDWSKTTVVVFQPKPPELLVPSIEYRYELNSENQSVEFSWESVAKATGYEISVFKILPNKAALICKQQVPTPTAQCEKFSEGVYDWSVRTIANDNISNPSATRRFYLQTSKPITEKQYTAEDSLDISNDNIQLNSLANEEKIKLFISLKFGVITNFGEVLTPIVGGEINYQLSYLQNRLSADLGISYLRDTINKKTQDNQLEIKAQIQTIPIEFALNYLIYNVKEIDILTGIGISIFTNQVELRASNQPKIFKTSLAFGGYGVITGETKFGKGNIFLKMSYVMSNHIKNELNEISYTGLILCLGYRIGVW